The following DNA comes from Pseudomonas sp. Tri1.
TTCTTGCTGGTGGCGTTCATCTTTCATCCGTGGTTCGGGGTGCTGACCCTGGTGCTCGCCTTGGTGCTGATCGGCCTGGCGCTGTGGGGCGAGCTGGCGACCCGGGCGCGCCTGGGGGAGGCCAATCGACTGGGCGTGCAGTCGTCGATCTATGTGAACAGCACGCTGCACAATGCCGAGGTCATCCAGGCGCTGGGCATGCTCGGGCCGTTGCGCCAGCGCTGGAGCTTGCTGCAACAACGCATCATTGCCGCCCAGGCCCACGCCAGCGACCGCAGTGCCCGTATCACCTCGACGACCCGTTTCGTGCGCATCTCCGGGCAGTCGCTGGCCCTGGGGCTTGGGGCGTTGCTGGTGCTCGAAGGCCAGCTGTCAGCGGGCATGATGATTGCGATGTCGCTGCTGCTGGGGCGGGCCTTGGCACCGGTGGAAATCGCCATCGGTTCGTGGAAACAGTTCAACTCCGGGCGCCAGAGCTACCAGCGCCTGAGCCAACTACTGACCCAGCATCCGCGTGATCGCCTGCGCATGCCCTTGCCCCCGCCCAGCGGCGCGGTGCGCCTGGAGCAGGTGTATGTCGGCCCGCCCGGGGCCACACAGCCGATCCTGCGGGGGATCAATTTCAGCCTGGCCAAAGGTGATGTGCTGGCTATTGTCGGCGCCAGCGCCAGTGGTAAATCGACCCTGGCCAGGGCATTGGTCGGGGTATGGCCGGCCATGGGCGGATCGGTGCGGCTGGACGATGCCGAGATCAGCCAATGGTCCCATGACGCCTTGGGCCCACACCTGGGCTATCTGCCACAGGACATCGAGCTGTTCGACGGCAGCGTGGCCGACAACATTGCCCGTTTCGGCGAGCAGGATGCCGACAAAATCATCGCCGCCAGTCGTCACGCCGGTATCCACGAGATGATCCTGAGGTTTCCCAAGGGTTACGACACGCCGTTGGGGCCCGGCGGGCTTGGTTTGTCCGGTGGCCAGAAACAACGCCTCGGGCTGGCCCGTGCGCTGTATGGCCATCCGACGCTGATCGTGCTCGACGAGCCCAATTCCAATCTCGATGAAGCCGGTGAGTTGGCGTTGCTGCAGGCCATCAACGCCCTCAAGGCCGCTGGCAGTACGGTGGTGCTGATTACTCACCGGCCGAATGTGCTGGCGGTGGTCGATCACATCCTGGTGCTCAAGGACGGCACCCAACACGCATTCGGCCCACGGGACCGGGTGCTCAAGGCTTTGATGCCAGCGCCCAGGCCGACCGCGGTAAGGGAGGCTGGCGGCGATGCGTGATCTGACTCCAGGTACACAAGCGTACAGCGAGCAGGGGCTGAGCGTACTCGGTGCCCATACGCTGCCCACCGCCAGCACCGACGCTGGCGGTGCCGCCCGCTATGGCGTGGTTTTCCTGGTCCTGGCGCTGGGCGGGGCGCTGCTCTGGGCCTGCCTGGCGCCGCTCGACCAGGGTGTCGTCGGCAGCGGCACCGTGGTGGTGGCGGGTGAGCGCAAGGCGGTGCAGTCATTGGTCGGCGGAGTGGTGGAAAAGCTGCTGGTCAGCGATGGCGATCGTGTCGCCCAGGGGCAGTTGCTGGTGCAGCTCAATACCGTGCAGGCGCAGTCGCAGCTGGACGTGACCTTGGGCAAGTTGCTCAACGACCGCAGCGTCGAGGCGCGGTTGATTGCCGAGCGCCTGGGCAGTGCCGAGATCCAGTGGCCGGCCGAGCTGCTGGCGCACGCCGACGAGCCGCGGGTCAAGGCGGCCATGGCCTTGCAGAGCCAGTTGTTCCTGACCCGCCGTGCGGAGCTGGGCAGCCGCTTGCAGATCATCGAGCACGAAGCTGTGGCGTTGCAGCAGCAGTTGCTTGGCTATGAAGGCGTCAAGCGTAACTACGACGCGCAGATGCGCTTCCAGCAACAGGAGCTTGAGGGGCTGCGTGATCTGGCCCGTGAAGGCTACGTTCCGCGCAACAAGCTGTTCGAAGCCGAGCGCAATGCGGCTCAATTGGCGGGGCAGATCGCTTCCGGCGTGGGCGATATCGGCAGGACTCGCCAGGCGATCAACGAAAGCCGGCTCAAGGCCTTGCAGGCGCAGCAGGAGTTCCGCCGCGACGCCGAAACCCAACTCAGCGAAGTGTCTGCCGAAGCGGCCGGCTATGCCGATCAGATTCGAGCGCTGCAGTTCGAAGTCGACAACGGGGCGATCCGTGCGCCTGTGGCCGGGCAGGTCATGGACGTGAGCATTCATACCGTGGGCGGTGTCGCGCAGGCCGGACAAACCCTGATGCAGGTGGTGCCGCTGGACGCGCCGATGGCGATCACCGCGCGTTTCGAGCCGCTGATGGCCAACAAATTGCGCCCGGGCTTGCCGGTGCATGTGCATTTCACCGCGCTGCAACGGGTGGATACACCGACCGTCATCGGCACGGTGACCACGGTGTCGGCGGACCAGTTGATCAATGAGCAGACACACCAGCCGTATTTCTCGGCCAAGGTCGAGATTCCCGCCGACACCGTCGCTTCGTTGCAGAGCGCCGGGCTGTTGGTGCGCCCCGGCATGCTCGCCGATGTCACGGTGGTGACGGGCGAACGGACCTTGATGAATTACCTGATGAAACCCCTGCGCGAACGCTTGCTTGCGGCCTTCAAAGAGGAATGAGCATGACCGACCGTTGCCGCTACCGCTCTCGTGTATTGCTAAGCCTGTATACCAGTTGGGCGGCGATCAATCCTGTGTGGGCTGGCGAAGGAGGTCTGAGCCTGACCGCCGCCTACGATGCCTCACGCCTCAACGATCCAACCGTGCAATCGGCCGCCCATGCCTTCGAGGCTTCGCGGCATGAAGAAGACATCGGTCGCGGTGGTCTCTACCCGCAAGTGTCGTTGTCCTCGCGCTATGGCTATGGCGGGCGTACCGACGGCGGTGACGACAGCGGCTACGTCAACAGTAACGATTACCAGGCCAACAACGTCACCCTGGCGGCGCAGCAACCGCTGTACGACAAGGGGCGTTGGGCGGCGTATCAAGAGGGCAAGGCCAGGGGGCAATTGGGCAGCCAGCTATTCGACGTCGCCGGCCAGACCCTGTTCGACCGGGTCGCCAAGGGTTATTTCGATGTCGCCCGGGCTGAGAACGAGATCAAGCTGATCGCCCAGCAGAAAACGGTCATCAATGGGTTGGTCACCCAGAGCAAAAAGCTCTATCAGGGTGGCCAGGGGGCGATCACCGATATCGATGAAGCCCAGGCCCGGCTCGATCTGGTGGAGGCCCAGGAGACCGAAGCCCAGGCCCGCCGAGTGGCGGCGTTGCGGGCACTGTCCGGTCGTGCCAGCGTGCCCATCGATGATATCCAGCCGATGCGCGAAGAGATTGCCGCCGGTAGCCCGATCCCGCCGGAGCAGGATTTGGCTTACTGGACGGCGATTGCCCGTGAGGCCAGCCCCGACCTGGCCGCGCGGCTGGCGGCGGTGAAAGTCGCCGAGGCCCAGGCTGACAGTCAGCGTGCCGGGCATTACCCGACCTTGTCGCTGACCACGCAACTGACCCGTCGGGAAACCCGCCAGTACCAAGAACTCGACCCGCGTCAGGACACCTACTACGTAGGCGTGCAACTGGATATTCCGTTGTATCGTGGCGGCGCGGTACGCGCCTCCGTGGCCAAGGCCGAAGCGCAATTGGCCGGCGCCCAGTCCGACTATGACGTGCAGCGGCAACAATTGGCCGAGGATATCGAAACCGATTATCTGGGTGTGGTGGCCGGGTTCGCCAAGAGCAAGGCGATGCAGCGCGCGGTGGAGTCCAATCAGCGGGCACTGACCTCCACGGAAAAAGGCTTCCAGGGTGGCGTGCGCTCCACGGTGGACATTCTCGATGCACAGCAACGGCTATTCCAGGCCCGTCGGGATCTGCTCAACACCAAACTCGACATGCTGCAAAGCTATGTCAGCCTGCACACCCACACGGGCCAGATGAACCGCGCGGTCCTGGAGCAGGTGCAAAGTCTGTTTTGAATAGCCCAAATCCCTGGATCCTTGTGGGCAGGGAATAAATCTCCTCGCCACATTGGTTCTCTGGTGAACCTCGATTTTTCAGGCTCAGCCAATCCCCTGTGGGAGCGAGCCTGCTCGCGATAGCGGTGGGTCGCTGCGCATCGATGTTGAATGTGCCGTCGCCATCGCGAGCAAGCTCCCCTCAGAAGATCTGTGCCAAACACAGGCTTTGTGTCCACTAAAGACCCATTGTGGGAGCGAGCCTGCTCGCGATAGCGGTGGGTCGATCAGCATCCATGCTGAAGACTCACCCCATCAGATCAGGCGGTAAAGTCGCTGGCGTGCAGCTCCTTGACGCCCACCAGTTCGAATTCGAACTCGGGGGTGGCGTCGGCGTTGGTACTGCCGTAGACAATGCCATCGGCAAAGCGCAGTTGGCCGGTGGCGTTAGCGGGGTCGAAGGCGTTGCTGCCGATGAACGTGAAGGCGTCGACAGTGGCGGTCAGCGGGTTGGCGTCCAGGCCGGTGAGGTCCAGATGATCACCCTCGGTGGTCTTGAAACCGTTGATCACATCGCGCAAAGCGCCGACGCCCATGTCCGACAACGCGCCAAACGCGTAGGTATCCGCGCCCGTGCCGCCGGTGAGGTTGTCGGTGCCTGCGCCGCCAATCAGCCGATCATCACCCGAACCACCCACCAGCGTATCGTTGCCTGCGCCACCGTTCAGAATGTTCGCTGCGCTGTTGCCCGACAGGCTGTCGGCGTAGGCACTGCCGGTGAGGTTCTCGATGAACTTCAAGGTATCGAGGCCGGCCCCCACGGTGTTTTGTTGCGCAGAGGTCGAGAGGTTTACGGTAACGCCGGCCAGGGCACGTTCAAACGAGGCCGTGTCGTTGCCGTCGCGCCCATCCAGTACGTTGTTGCCGGCACCAGCGAACAGCGTGTTGTCCAAGGCGTTGCCCGTGCCATTGGCGGCGCCCGTGCTGTCGATATACAAATTCTCGACATTGTTGCCCAGGGTATAGGCCGCCAGGCTGCTGTGGACACTGTCGATGCCGCCGGGCACCGCATTGCTGTTGGTTTCGATCACCGCGTCATCGGCGTTGTCGACGTAGTAGGTGTCGTTGCCATCGCCACCGCTCATGCTGTCGGCCCCTGCGGCGCCATCGATCACGTTATTGGCGGCGTTGCCGGTGATGAAGTTGCGCCGCTCGTTGCCGGT
Coding sequences within:
- a CDS encoding type I secretion system permease/ATPase, which translates into the protein MGFLLDPRHDIDAALLSYRRVFGSLALFSGVINLLVLVPSLYMMQVYDRVLTSRNETTLFMLTLIALGLFMFSALIEWVRGQVMIRMSAGLDDALGERIFDAAFARSLREHNANPAQVLSDLATLRQLITGQGLIALLDAPWLPIFLLVAFIFHPWFGVLTLVLALVLIGLALWGELATRARLGEANRLGVQSSIYVNSTLHNAEVIQALGMLGPLRQRWSLLQQRIIAAQAHASDRSARITSTTRFVRISGQSLALGLGALLVLEGQLSAGMMIAMSLLLGRALAPVEIAIGSWKQFNSGRQSYQRLSQLLTQHPRDRLRMPLPPPSGAVRLEQVYVGPPGATQPILRGINFSLAKGDVLAIVGASASGKSTLARALVGVWPAMGGSVRLDDAEISQWSHDALGPHLGYLPQDIELFDGSVADNIARFGEQDADKIIAASRHAGIHEMILRFPKGYDTPLGPGGLGLSGGQKQRLGLARALYGHPTLIVLDEPNSNLDEAGELALLQAINALKAAGSTVVLITHRPNVLAVVDHILVLKDGTQHAFGPRDRVLKALMPAPRPTAVREAGGDA
- a CDS encoding TolC family outer membrane protein yields the protein MTDRCRYRSRVLLSLYTSWAAINPVWAGEGGLSLTAAYDASRLNDPTVQSAAHAFEASRHEEDIGRGGLYPQVSLSSRYGYGGRTDGGDDSGYVNSNDYQANNVTLAAQQPLYDKGRWAAYQEGKARGQLGSQLFDVAGQTLFDRVAKGYFDVARAENEIKLIAQQKTVINGLVTQSKKLYQGGQGAITDIDEAQARLDLVEAQETEAQARRVAALRALSGRASVPIDDIQPMREEIAAGSPIPPEQDLAYWTAIAREASPDLAARLAAVKVAEAQADSQRAGHYPTLSLTTQLTRRETRQYQELDPRQDTYYVGVQLDIPLYRGGAVRASVAKAEAQLAGAQSDYDVQRQQLAEDIETDYLGVVAGFAKSKAMQRAVESNQRALTSTEKGFQGGVRSTVDILDAQQRLFQARRDLLNTKLDMLQSYVSLHTHTGQMNRAVLEQVQSLF
- a CDS encoding HlyD family type I secretion periplasmic adaptor subunit, with the protein product MRDLTPGTQAYSEQGLSVLGAHTLPTASTDAGGAARYGVVFLVLALGGALLWACLAPLDQGVVGSGTVVVAGERKAVQSLVGGVVEKLLVSDGDRVAQGQLLVQLNTVQAQSQLDVTLGKLLNDRSVEARLIAERLGSAEIQWPAELLAHADEPRVKAAMALQSQLFLTRRAELGSRLQIIEHEAVALQQQLLGYEGVKRNYDAQMRFQQQELEGLRDLAREGYVPRNKLFEAERNAAQLAGQIASGVGDIGRTRQAINESRLKALQAQQEFRRDAETQLSEVSAEAAGYADQIRALQFEVDNGAIRAPVAGQVMDVSIHTVGGVAQAGQTLMQVVPLDAPMAITARFEPLMANKLRPGLPVHVHFTALQRVDTPTVIGTVTTVSADQLINEQTHQPYFSAKVEIPADTVASLQSAGLLVRPGMLADVTVVTGERTLMNYLMKPLRERLLAAFKEE